The following proteins come from a genomic window of Microtus ochrogaster isolate Prairie Vole_2 chromosome 7, MicOch1.0, whole genome shotgun sequence:
- the LOC102001157 gene encoding olfactory receptor 4A8-like, with the protein MGQNNSVTEFILLGFTQDPAGQKALFVMFLLIYIVTMVGNLLVMVTVIVSPYLYSPMYFFLASLSFMDAVYSTAITPKLIVDLLRDKKTISFTACISQLFIEHLFGGVDIVILVAMAYDRYVAICKPLHYLIVMNRRVCILFLVMAWAGGFVHALIQVLTVYKLPFCGPNIIDHFGCDIYPLLLLACTDTYFIGLSVIGNNGAMCTVIFILLLLSYGIILRSLKTHSQEGRRKALITCSSHITVVFLYFVPCIFMYVRPVSCFPFDKAITVFCTVVTPMLNPLIYTLRNSEIKNSMEKLLHNLLSPNRIRLSS; encoded by the coding sequence ATGGGCCAGAACAACAGTGTCACTGAATTCATCCTGCTGGGCTTCACTCAGGATCCTGCAGGGCAAAAAGCATTATTTGTCATGTTTTTACTCATCTACATTGTGACAATGGTGGGAAATCTGCTCGTTATGGTGACAGTGATTGTCAGTCCCTACTTGTACTCCCCAATGTACTTCTTCCTTGCCTCTCTTTCATTCATGGATGCTGTTTATTCCACTGCCATCACACCCAAGTTGATTGTAGATTTGCTCCGTGATAAGAAGACCATCTCCTTCACAGCATGCATAAGCCAGCTCTTTATAGAGCATTTATTTGGTGGTGTTGATATTGTCATTCTAGTGGCAATGgcttatgaccgctatgtggctaTCTGTAAGCCCCTGCACTATTTGATTGTCATGAATCGACGGGTATGTATCCTTTTCTTAGTGATGGCTTGGGCAGGAGGGTTTGTACATGCTCTGATTCAAGTACTCACTGTGTATAAACTTCCTTTCTGTGGTCCCAATATCATTGACCACTTTGGCTGTGACATATACCCACTATTGCTTCTTGCATGTACTGACACCTACTTCATTGGCCTCTCTGTCATTGGCAATAATGGGGCTATGTGTACAGTGATTTTCATTCTCCTCCTACTCTCCTATGGAATCATCCTAAGATCTCTCAAGACTCACAGTCAGGAAGGGAGGCGTAAAGCCCTGATCACCTGCAGCTCCCATATCACGGTGGTTTTCCTCTATTTTGTTCCCTGCATTTTCATGTATGTTAGACCTGTTTCCTGCTTTCCTTTTGACAAGGCCATCACTGTCTTTTGTACAGTTGTCACTCCCATGTTGAATCCTTTAATATATACTTTGAGAAACTCAGAGATAAAAAATTCTATGGAAAAACTCCTGCACAATTTATTAAGTCCCAATAGAATAAGACTTTCTTCTTGA